The Dioscorea cayenensis subsp. rotundata cultivar TDr96_F1 chromosome 16, TDr96_F1_v2_PseudoChromosome.rev07_lg8_w22 25.fasta, whole genome shotgun sequence sequence acaTACAGTGCTATTATTGACATTTAAATCAAAGGGTAATTTACTCCAACCTTGAAATTCCCCAAACCATGCTTCCACAAAATTACTGTAAAGGAAGAATATGTCTACTCACACAATCTGAATAAGATTCTAAATAAGACCATTCAAGTCAAATCATGCAAAAATGATGGCTAAATTATCAGTAAAAGAACAGATTCAATAAAATACTAGTTTTGATAGCAACATATGTGGCATTTAGAAGCAATGTAACTAATGCTTGAGACTCAAACCAGTGAAAGGGAACTGGAATACTTAGTATAGTTAGGATAAAGATGTTAAAACGTGAATAGAAACCAAATATTCAGAAACAATCGTCAATTGAGATCATCAAgagatttgaataaaaaacaaccTGCAATTCAAGTCGCAAATTcttcaatttattgaaattccTTGTAAATAAGACTAACTACATTAGTGCCTActgttttcataaaaattatctaAAAGCTATTCCTGTTTAAAGTTCCTTGTAAAATCCTAGTTAAACAAGAGACTAATTATAATTCATCAACCTTAATGACTGATAAAGTAAAAAAGTGTCTTAACAAGAACAGCGTCCATATGTTCAACGTTCAAACAGCCCAGTTTGAAAAAGGATAAAGGCATACATTCCATTTTCCTATCTGCTTCAGAATCTCAGGTTGACATACAGCTTTGGCATCATCAACACTGCCACTGCATTCTACATTCTTCAAAGCTGTGCAGATAGCCTATAATAACAAACCCTTCAACACTGTATCATGGTGATATATTAAAAGACAATAGCCAATGCTTTCAAAACATACTTCACTTTGATAATAGATAGCCTACCTCAACAAAACCTTCAACCTTCGCATATGAAATGCTCTTGTCAACATGCCTAGCAGAATATGCATGAGTAGATGGCATGACCCGCTTTTTAATGATGCTTTGAAGAGTTATTGAAGTAGAAGCCTTTTCCATCAAAGTCAGAACTCTGCAACAGAACATAAATGAAAGAATTCAATACGGATGAATTCCAATGCAAAGACAAGTTATGTTAACCTAGTTTATTAAGCCATCAACTACAACCTTCAAAGAATGAGATAATTTATAACGAACACAGGATATGAAAAACAGTATCATAAGAAAAGAGTGTGCATCAAACCTTTTCTGAGTTTCTGTATCAATTGAAGGAAATGAACTATCAAATTCGTTTCCAATAGGTGCTGGAGCGACAGCAGTTACTGAATTTTTGGGCTGATCTTTTGAGGATTTCTCATACTCGGACAAATGCTGAGGAAAATTGCGTGAATCATGTTGTGGACCATCTTTCAAAGGTTTCACCTTCTTTTGATGGTCAACAAATTGTTCACCAATACTTCCGCCTCTTTTTTCTGCAGGGAGCATTTCTTCTGCACTGGAGTGTCTCTCAGCCACTTTCTTTGGCTTCGAAGAAACCCATTCTTTGGGTGTGCCACCAGAAGCCTCTTTTACCTTCTTTGCTGGAATCTTAGCCTTGGTTTTTTGCATATCAATGAGTTTTTCCTCTTCAGATGTTTGAGGAAACACGATATGGTTCCTAATAGGCGTTCCAAGTTTTCCATCGAGCTTATGCTTCctgattaaattattaaaaaaaaaagcacggCAAAAATAAGCTTGATAACAAGGAATTGCAAACAGGTGACTAGCAGGAAACTAACAGGAAAAACCAAAAACTTAGAACATACAAGCAATATATTAAAATGCGGTTGGGAAGCAGACCCTCCCATGCCCTCTGTACAATGCCTTCCTGTCCATCATCTTCAGAGGCAATGCCAATCTTTCTGAGGAAAGTTATATTTTAGCAAAGCTATCTATGAAGTAACATTTTCTTACAGCTTGAGAAATTCAGAAGTACCTTGGCAAGCACTTTCTGTGGTATGATTTTGGGCATCGCCTGCATATAGCAAACTGCAGTTCTTTGACCTCtttattttctacttgtttGCAAATATTGCATTTATGGACTGGGCATGTAAAGGACTCCCCTGATGCAATGCGTTTTTCATACTCTAAAGCTTCCACCTTATTTTCTGGAAACAATAGCTCTGCTACACATTTAGGATGGTAAAAGTGGCCACAAGTAGCATTAACACATTCAAATACCTACCAACACAAAAAAGATATAAAGTTAGCAAATGTAGGATTCAATGTGCACAATATGCACATCATTACCTGATTTAACatccaaaaattatataatcagAAGCCAGAATATAAAGTGGATTGAAGTTATAAGAAGGGATAACTATCGTGGACTCTTCAATTTTGATAGGCCCCAATAAGATCATATATATGCCAGGACATGTCTTCAAAGTATAATTATCTTAGATAACCGACGTCACAGGCTTCCTGGTTAGCTGCAATGCCATCTAAGAATGAGGGTGATCATTTGTTAATCAAGAAATGACAAGGGCCACCAGATGTGCATAGATTTATATTGGAAGTCAGAACTCATCGAAAACACTGATTATGCTTGAGCACTTGCGCATTCACAAAGTTCATGTTCCACAAATCAAGCAGAAAGTTGATTATGCTTGAAGGCTTGTATATACATAAGGTTCATGTTCCATTAATCAAGCAAAATGCTGATTGTGGTTGAGCACTTGTAACAAAAAATGAacataaattgaaaatgaagtaCTTCCAAGATCTATTGCtaatatcttatttaaaaagaaGTGTGGCAGCCACATGGACATAGATATATATTTCTGTATGCAGCTTGTGCAAATAAAGAGGGTATGGGCAATAGGAATGTGACGAGGGATGAACagcatacaaaataaaaagcaataaaaatgaagaatttgacaaataaataattaagtaaatataACTGCATTTCATGACTGATTTTCTAAAAGGGAAGTAGCTACCACAATCAGGGAGTCTTACCTCTGCATTAATTGATTTATCAGAAGGGCCCAATTTGCCACAAGCAAAACATTGATGTTGTTTATATTCACAGTTCTTGCACAAAAAACTTTGAATAGCCTGcagtgaaaacaaatcaaatctaAAGCTCAAACACATTGAAAGCAGCCAGCTCATCAGAAGATTCATGCATGATTTCATGTTCCATGATGAGCACCTTGACATCAGCCCTGGTGAAGCCAAGGGATTTGCACTTGGATTCTTCTCCTGCTTTTTTTGTTGCATGAAAGGACCTCAAGCATTTCCCCTCACAACTGTAGTACATTAAGTGTTATCAAATCTtgcagagaaagaagaagaaacgtTTGATATTTAGAAAGTgcatgaaatgaaatcaagcaTAAACAGCAAGACAACATTCAGTATCTATGGACCTAGGAAGCTAACAATTGGCTGTCATATAATGTATCCCACAAAACAGCACCAATTGCCAGTTAGAAATTGTGAGAACACGTGGCCAAAAACCTGAGGTTCAAGCAAAATAACTTGCCTCTCACATCATCCAACTGAAAACTTACAAATCCACCAGTTTAAATAAGATGGAATTAGCTTGCTACCAATAATCATATGGAAATTGAAATACCATATTTCATTACACTAAAAGGAAGTTTTAACTGAGCAACCAACCACTTAACATTACAGTTAATTTTTGTAACGTGCTTCTAAACAAATTATTTCAGCACAAAAGCATTAAAATACGTGTTTTAGGCGATGCACAGCATCTGAGAAGCCCACAAACTACGCATGCACAGGATACAACAAAGTTAATAAAAGTGAAAGGTGCATCAAGGCGCTAGGAGGTCAAATCGCTTGGGCACAAGACACAAGTGCGAGCCTTCCAAAACaagacacaaaaaaaattaaacaattaaaaatttcacaaaattcataatacactaaaatttcataaaataagaaaaatcaaagtttaaaatttcaaacttgGATAAAATATGCATGGAGTGAAGTAACATATTATCAACGTTCCGAGAAAATCACCACACTACTACTACCACTATGAAGATGTGGAAGGAGTGGGGAAAGTGAGAAATGAGAGATCAATATTTCTGCTATCAgtggaaagagagaaagagagagagcgCGCAAAAAATTTCCTTAAGGAGCAAACGTTGGATAGTGGAAACTAAGCAAATAACCTAAAAACCCTTTTGTTCTTAAGGGTTGAAGTTTAATTTGATGATCATTTAATGACTCATATTTGTCCAccttttaaaaactaataaatcattaaatagACAAGCTTGAACTTTACTAAGGCGCCTCAATCACCTCAAGCCTCTAGACAAGGCACACACCTTGGGACAACTCCTAAGTGTAGCCCGATTTCAAGGCTAAGGCATCTAGGCTAGAGCCTAGGGAGACATGCACTTGAGGTGCGCCTCTTTACTAACAATAGGATACAATAGAATTCCATAAACCTAGGCCCTAAGAACTTGCTTGCAACTACAGCCAAGAATGGTGGTTTCTTCTACAATGTAATGATGAACAGTACAAGTGTACTGCAAGAGATCAACTACATAAAAGGTCAAACCAAGTGAACATATCAAATCCTTcgaacaagttgattttgacCTAACAATATTAAAACCAAGTAACCAACAAGATCTGTTCAGTGGGTCCTTGAGTAAAAAAGAGTCCAACAACAGTCAATTTTGTTTCTTCATTATATCATTGATCTTCACTCAAGAATAATGAGTTCTCACATGCTGCTAATTGCCATAATCAAGtaaaataatacaacaaaacaACTGgtcatttcattattttatcaacttcaaGAATTTAATTGATAAGGATAGAAGAAgatataatgcaaaataacaaaattatacatAGCTGCCACCTCCGGCAAGATCACTAAAAATAGTTGTTTCAGAGTGTTCATTTGGCTTGGACTTCAAACAATTTAGTTTGTCATGATATGTCTTGTTACCTTGAACTCATCATCCATCATAACAACAAAACTGCATGTAAAATAAGTTCATCCAGCCCATGAAGATGAGTGGAGAGAAAGTGACAAGCACAGTACGAATCAATTTGAATCAGGAAAATCAACGCTTTTGGATTCcgaattttgtatttaaaaagaaaaagacaaaatagCCAATGCGAAAACTAAGAGTCCGCCACGATGCAAATAACAATAttcaaagcaaaagaaagaaccaaaaagataaaagaaacatcGAAGAAGAATAGAAATTATGTTGCCTTTAGTCCAACGGTCATGTATCATCAATCttgttctttaattttcttgttcttctattgCCATCTCTTTCttgattattttaaaagtactttaaatcaaataatcaaaataagtgattgtttaattaatatacaagaacaaatttaaagattaattaaaagataatgctttcttttaataaaaaattaatttgtttttggaaaaatactGTTATGGACCAAGATCTTTTtcgaattaaaaaattaatctttataATAGTttcaataacaaattaaaaggtTATGCTTCCGTGATTATTTAATTgatctttaaatttgttattgaaaaaaaactaTTCTTGAAACaacaaatgtttaaaaattttgtttttgtaatataGGTTTCATTAATACTTAAAAAATGTCTTCAAGTCtaaaaaaatcccaaacaaagaaaaatgatcCCACTTAGGAACATTGTTGGTGAGAATAGAATGCATTTGAAATGTTGAACCAAACTTTACGATTTGATTCACGATTCACAAACTTGGTATTCAATTCACAATTTGCATCTCGATTTGACTACCTTAAACAAGCATATAATGTTGAACAAAATTCAGAAAGAATGAATTTTAGATTTCAGAGAATgaaaagtattaaaaaataatatgaaaagtaATGGTTCCCGACATACCACAAAAGTTCACCACCATTATCACAAATTGCACAAACCGAATCAAACAAGTCTGACTCTTCATCGGAATCATCAAACTCAACGTCCTCAACGATAAATGGCTTCATATCCTGATCTTTATTAACAACCTGACAGAATAAAAACCTGAGACAGATTAATCACAAGCAGTTGTGCACTTTTCCCACACAATCACACATACCAAACATCAATTAACATCAAATAAGTACAAACAAGTCAGCACTAACCTCTAGAGAATTTGTTTTTCTAGCTTCACCACAAGCAAGGAGAATTGGTACAATCTGTTCAAGGCACCACTGTCAGAAATTTAAGCTAAAACAGCACCATAAATaacacatcataaaaaaaataaatgtccGGAAATTATGAACTGCAGTGaatcacaaattaaatgatagTAACAAGGAAACAATTAAGGATAATGGACAAAAGAATTTTCACTTAGTGTTGTGATAGGGGTAAATTGGGTTGAACCAATATTTTctgaaaaacagaaaaacatgTAATCATCCACAATTATAGTGTCATGCTGGGGGAAATAGCGGAAGCGACAAACACAAAACAATCAGGCCAACAACAAAATTGAAAGCAAGATAATACCACACAGAACTCCTATTTACCAACACATCGATATAATGGCCAATGAAAAAACATGTCATACCTTGGATCTCCCCAAAATCTCATCTCTCTCAGAAAAATGCTTGATTAGAGAACGGTGATTCAAAAGGTCACCTTCTGAAGGTCTGACATCGAAAACACTGCATGATCAAGTGTATGTCAAAAATCTCCAATAGGATTCCAAACTCCAAATATACATTGGAGAATAATGATGCAGCTCTTGTTAACCTGAACTTTTTGCGAAGATGATCCCAGAGAATCTTTTCAGATGTTTCGGGATTTTTCCTCAAATAATGTAGCACTTGTATTGTGACCAAAGTAGTTCTGACGCTCTCCTCATAGCTCTTCCGAGCCTTCTGGAGTTTTATCCAGAGATTGTCCTTTGATAGCACATAAACTTCAGGCAGCTGACCTTGGAGCTGTAACTTCCAGGCAATCACCTGCTTACAGATTTTCTGAAGACCACCATCTGCACTGCCGTGCAAAAACACTTGAATATCACAAGCGTCTGGTTCTCCAGCATCATCAAATTGAATAGGCAACACTTCAAAAGAGACAGGTGAATCGCTATCATCTAAAAAATAGTAACCGGTGACGGAATATGGCAATGTCTCCTGCTCATCATCCGAAGATGCCATGCCGCATCTATCTAGCATCAAAATGAGTGTCATTCAAATCAAGAACAATCTAAAACATCAACAGGAATATCCCATACATGTTGATATCAAGATCAAGGCACGAACTTGAAGGACAACTGGAATCAATCAAAAACTTGGATGCTCGACTAGGCACGAATAGTCTAAAACATCAACAGGAATATCCCATACATGTTAAAATCAAGATCAAGGCACGAACTTGAAAGACAACTggaatcaatcaaaacaaaaacttgGAAGATCATCAAGCCACGAACTTGAAAGACTGCTGGAATCGACCAAAAcataaacttaaataaaaaaacagacatatatatacaaccaaaaaaaaaaatggtacaaTAATTCTTTCTTATGAGTAACATGAACATAAATCACAAGAATGCAACATTAATCTCACTCAAacacaaataattaaagaaattttgaaaatctacAGCCCTAAACCGAACAAGAACCAATAAAGAACCTCAGTGTTCCATCTAAATACCAAACAGAAGGGTTTTCTATGGCTCGAAATCATACataccaaaaccctaaccccaaAAATCTCAATGAGAAAGGAAAACCAGCGATTGAGAGCACACCAACGAGGGACGGAGAAGATCaagggagaaaaaaatatagatttttgtGGTCTTTCGTCAGATGATTTTGAAGCGCCGTTGcgtttttttccataaaaaaacccataaaaaattttatacaattaaaaacaatttttatatatatatatatatatatataatttttgtttctgtGGTAAAGAAAAAGTCGTTtacccataaaaaaatatagattcttttttgatgaaatatattttgcattattatatatatatatatacacttcacccatatatattattaaaatatattataaattaaataactattaaatttataatagaaatagaatttaatgtaaatttaaattcttaaattaCTTCTAATAATTTAGatgtaatgaataaaaaatcatTGAGTTAATACCATTGAAAAAATTTgtaagatgtatatatataaaggaattttttttatttttaataaataataatatattttaatagtgtATATGGATTATGGAGAATTCATATGAAAacaagttaaatttttaaaaaaatatacataatattggttttttatttagagacttacatataattaaatgaatttttttaagggtacacaaatgaaaaaaaccaaatatacataataatcatttggataataataaaaaaatcaagattacAAAGATTTATTGGTGATATgagtagaaaaataataaaaaaattatttcaattatataattaatgctgtatatttaaattatatattacttggatttgaaaaaaatatacgTAACAACCAAAACACGTTGATATTATGCTTGtattttttgagattttattttttaatagattttttatatatttataaaaaaatatataactatataaaagTATAGTTAAAGATCTCTTGGtaacttatatgtatatattcatgtaaatattaattttgtcgGTGTCACGGATAAATAAAACATATCttgttatattgtttaaaaaaaaataggataaatcTCGAAATATTAAAGAGGTGGATCATCTAAAAGTATAAACTGACAAtaacaaaaagttaaaaacagaacaaataaaatcaaacaaacaaatagcAAAAAAAATATTCGCAATTAGAAGAATGATCACAGAGATATCCgacaaaaaaacaacacaagaacAGATAAATAATGAGTTTTATCATAAATGCAtttttagcttttattttttaaataattttgacacatgtcttttaaaaataaaaatatatatttcataaaaacaGGAAATAAATAATGAGTTTTTTTGGAAGAGTTTTCAACACTTTGAATtcatacaaattttagtatatttttagaaattatttctAATGGTATCATGTAATGTTGAAGCTAGGTAAGGGTTTGTGTGTTAAAATCATTGAGATCCATTCACCCACCTCTCTCTTGCTAAACACATACTTTggaataatagttaaaattaattctCTGTTGTGCACTTAATTAGAACTAACGATACAGTGGTCTATTGGTAATAATATTTCCGTTAAAGCTCTTTTTTAAGTAATGAGTATTCGAATCATTAGTGAGGACACATTCCTGAAAATGTAAATAATGGTTGTGTGCATATGATTTCAACGGCTACATATGTGCAGATCCTGTNNNNNNNNNNNNNNNNNNNNNNNNNNNNNNNNNNNNNNNNNNNNNNNNNNNNNNNNNNNNNNNNNNNNNNNNNNNNNNNNNNNNNNNNNNNNNNNNNNNNNNNNNNNNNNNNNNNNNNNNNNNNNNNNNNNNNNNNNNNNNNNNNNNNNNNNNNNNNNNNNNNNNNNNNNNNNNNNNNNNNNNNNNNNNNNNNNNNNNNNNNNNNNNNNNNNNNNNNNNNNNNNNNNNNNNNNNNNNNNNNNNNNNNNNNNNNNNNNNNNNNNNNNNNNNNNNNNNNNNNNNNNNNNNNNNNNNNNNNNNNNNNNNNNNNNNNNNNNNNNNNNNNNNNNNNNNNNNNNNNNNNNNNNNNNNNNNNNNNNNNNNNNNNNNNNNNNNNNNNNNNNNNNNNNNNNNNNNNNNNNNNNNNNNNNNNNNNNNNNNNNNNNNNNNNNNNNNNNNNNNNNNNNNNNNNNNNNNNNNNNNNNNNNNNNNNNNNNNNNNNNNNNNNNNNNNNNNNNNNNNNNNNNNNNNNNNNNNNNNNNNNNNNNNNNNNNNNNNNNNNNNNNNNNNNNNNNNNNNNNNNNNNNNNNNNNNNNNNNNNNNNNNNNNNNNNNNNNNNNNNNNNNNNNNNNNNNNNNNNNNNNNNNNNNNNNNNNNNNNNNNNNNNNNNNNNNNNNNNNNNNNNNNNNNNNNNNNNNNNNNNNNNNNNNNNNNNNNNNNNNNNNNNNNNNNNNNNNNNNNNNNNNNNNNNNNNNNNNNNNNNNNNNNNNNNNNNNNNNNNNNNNNNNNNNNNNNNNNNNNNNNNNNNNNNNNNNNNNNNNNNNNNNNNNNNNNNNNNNNNNNNNNNNNNNNNNNNNNNNNNNNNNNNNNNNNNNNNNNNNNNNNNNNNNNNNNNNNNNNNNNNNNNNNNNNNNNNNNNNNNNNNNNNNNNNNNNNNNNNNNNNNNNNNNNNNNNNNNNNNNNNNNNNNNNNNNNNNNNNNNNNNNNNNNNNNNNNNNNNNNNNNNNNNNNNNNNNNNNNNCTAATAAATTATCAGATAATACATTACAAGTTTTGATATGATTAAtcttagtaataatattaactaTAGTATGGATGTCCGTGCTTGCGCTACGAGCTTCatttaataatacaaattattttttttaaatcatttaacaaaaaatacaaaaaaacacacacacacaaacaccaatattattagataaattaaattaaataaatataaataataataataataataatatagatgaaaaacaatgaaaacaaaattaaaataaaacacaatatatctaacaaaaaataacattaaaatatacaaaatcatgtttatgtctatgtataaaaaataataaaaaacaattaaaataaaattaaaaaacaaaaagataagcaT is a genomic window containing:
- the LOC120278906 gene encoding protein ENHANCED DOWNY MILDEW 2-like, encoding MASSDDEQETLPYSVTGYYFLDDSDSPVSFEVLPIQFDDAGEPDACDIQVFLHGSADGGLQKICKQVIAWKLQLQGQLPEVYVLSKDNLWIKLQKARKSYEESVRTTLVTIQVLHYLRKNPETSEKILWDHLRKKFSVFDVRPSEGDLLNHRSLIKHFSERDEILGRSKIVPILLACGEARKTNSLEVVNKDQDMKPFIVEDVEFDDSDEESDLFDSVCAICDNGGELLCCEGKCLRSFHATKKAGEESKCKSLGFTRADVKAIQSFLCKNCEYKQHQCFACGKLGPSDKSINAEVFECVNATCGHFYHPKCVAELLFPENKVEALEYEKRIASGESFTCPVHKCNICKQVENKEVKELQFAICRRCPKSYHRKCLPRKIGIASEDDGQEGIVQRAWEGLLPNRILIYCLKHKLDGKLGTPIRNHIVFPQTSEEEKLIDMQKTKAKIPAKKVKEASGGTPKEWVSSKPKKVAERHSSAEEMLPAEKRGGSIGEQFVDHQKKVKPLKDGPQHDSRNFPQHLSEYEKSSKDQPKNSVTAVAPAPIGNEFDSSFPSIDTETQKRVLTLMEKASTSITLQSIIKKRVMPSTHAYSARHVDKSISYAKVEGFVEAICTALKNVECSGSVDDAKAVCQPEILKQIGKWNNKLKVYLAPFLHGLRYTSFGRHFTKVDKLKEIVDLLQWYVQSGDTIVDFCCGANDFSQLMKEKLEAVGKQCSFKNYDVIQPKNDFCFEKRDWMKVRQKDLPTGSQLIMGLNPPFGVKASLANKFIDKALSFKPKLLILIVPSETIRLDGKEPKYDLILEDGEKLSGKSFYLPGSVDVNEEQLEQWNSKPPILYLWSRPDWTAKHKAIAARHNHKSTGQRESSTDEPQNEPIADARLLYEEGNHVTGGEIKGPDHSSKGKAAGNDRVCRESSKIAEHSTKRKPAEENRASRESSKSADHRTKSKTQKENEVKGDDSTGIDHSKKRKLSGNEKGGSGNRGKLHRTESFDRGMVDETSDMSISPPFEAVCRNPLDIGQASGAATETLFEAISRHQLDVHQTSGGVEKPFESDVPRNSFSELRSDFGTGSGGLRNTTGFNDDIDGVANRYAFNNGSFYRASSELRGFDHHMRTSDDRPSSYSRDGYIDVYGRRSLTGDLENYGRLPEVDLHSQHGLYNQHGVYDSAPMNRYPVNVLDSMIHQHPPSMGPPDSFGQYPSSVVAPDVVRSLYVPQPNYRLPNPVMGSSAMQRYAPRLDETNFAPIPGRSGYFDSPDIRRGTPPDSMGFAPGPHQSYSHHGSSGWLDD